cttcttaataaacctccggtagtaagtacatagtccaagaaaacttctcacttgatgtttgtcagttggttttggccattccttaatggaatcgatttttcccttatccacggccactccttctttactgactatatgacccagataattgactttaccttgaaatagctggcacttcttggggtttagcatcaattgggcagctttaagtcgattaaaaacgttttctaaattcctcaaatgatcttcgaatgtctcccccaagacgattatgtcatctaaataaaccaggcatgttttccaagataaccctctcaacacattttccataagcctctcaaatgtcgcaggagcattacaaagtccaaatggcataacgttgaattgccacaatccagatcctgtggtgaaggctgtcttttctttatcgactgggtccatttctacctgccagtatccagacttcaaatctaaagtagaaaacaatttacttccagccaatgtgtccaatgtgtcatcgatccgaggcagaggataactatctttcttggtaacgttgttcagcaaacggtaatccacacagaacctcgtcgttccgtctttcttcttaaccaggaccaccggagagacccatgggctcgtagaaggttctatcaccccgtctttcttcatttcctgaacaatcgtttcagcttcctctcttttcgcctgtggtaatcgtcgagctgtttgacgaattggcttagcattaccagtatcaattttatgcttaacaaccgtagttcttcccgtctttcctcctttcggtacgaaaatatcacgatactgccgaagaaattcccttaatttccttttctccatctgatttagagactgtcctgcaactgcaaccatttggtcgaatttatcgttggaattatcagatgttgtcgcctgacggattatggatgtcacaggtacacaagttcctacttttgtctctttctttatggtcactgggtagtcgttgacattgataagtctcacaggaatttctttagccgaagtcaccaattcctttccaattatgattccacggccaacctcatcgtcgtggttccaaggctccatcataacaggtctcccttcgtccacaattccctgtagccgcgctactatgatcgtttcgcttctcgcaggcacgactgtatcttctttaatggctgcttgcacagtgttgtcattatgtggatggagaaatacttcctcgttgccaactttgattaccttattcttaaaatccaattggaatccatgcatattcattacgtccattcctaatataacatcctcttcgatgtcagcaactataacagtatggacaaacttttctgctccaattcccaattgtacctggatttctccatgaatgttggcattttcacctgtagcggtccgaagtcgcaaccttgttggtaacagtttctttcggctgtttataactgtcgggcgtataatggttctggtcgctccggtatccaccaacaacgtatgctttttaccatttatgtctccatctacatatacactatcttcacgacatttcaaagaagctattagtatgagagggtctttggaaaagttctgggtcgaggctgcccccctaaggctgacccgttctagttttcctgatggtgagtttcttgatttgcgtcgtacctagggtgcttacaggagcttcgtacgtgtcctatctcgccacaattccagcatctgatggtcttcgttttcttgtatgtcatgctttttatcatattaacgagctggtcaagtttatcttcatctccttcctcttttacagtcctaactttactgtacccgccagaggcctgcgtagctgactcgtattcgagggcggcggataagacatcaaccagcgtcttgtgacgagctagtcgtagtgttctctgcatttcatgatcacgaagaccatcaataaacgtttgaacggccaatttttccatcatgtcttcgggagctgttggataagcatatcgtactaatctggcaatatctacctcatattcttgaagagcctcatctttcttctgtctacgatttttaagctgcgactgatatacatgctccaaatgttcgtggccatatcgcatatttaacctcttcttcagttgttcgaaatcatcggtctcctctacggctatggtctgaagcacatctaaggcatctcctcgaagagcgatagtcaggtttaccgccttttctttttcagaccatccatttgctcttgcggctgattcgaactgtttcatgtagttgttccatgacgattttccatcgaaagttgggactttaacatgaatagaacctccacttccttcaaatttcggccgtgtctccaacttacatttcgtctcgtcttcttttatctccactgtaatcggattgttacctctctctgctgtccctgtttcctccatcttcctttccatttctttcatcttttcttcgaaggccaacatatcggcagcaacttgattttttaacgaagatattctatcgtcgagggcagacatctcagaagtgactttagagatttccgaagagatgttagcagagactttgctttccagcgaagaaatctcgttagaaactttgtcttccaacgaagcgatatcgccggaaactttggctacatcaccagaaactttggctacatcagaagaaactttcgaaatatcgtcagaaactttgttctccaatgatgcgatgtcgccggaaactttcgaaatcgacgagaggacagcatcttcaaatatataggtctctggatctagtccctcttctagcaaagcgttctttagtcgttggactaactcagccttttttccggtagaagctaattctctgtcttcaagatgtcttcttaaattagtcactgtcagctcataaatcgtagccattttcacaatttattttatattcacttgtattattattataagtctaatttatgttcgatcccacttctgacaccatttgttgtgaatttattaattgttaagtctttaatttataatgtcttgttcttatcttaattcattaaaaagcacaatgaatgatatttatttattttcactaaacatacataatttattaaaaagcgaacgtaacattttatcgcgagcgcgtcgtccgaattaactaactgttttcaaaataaaagttcctccatatttatacgaaaacagctgctctagaatcccatggattttgacctcaattgacctggtttcgcctcgaatggacaggcctaattccggaagattcgaatggaaccagtttttttattacttggagtttatgccagctattcgaaaggtctcgtatattctaaaacagaacagcattagtcataatataatacggttatttttaggccaggatttttatcgtaacagtataaaGACGGTCTTGTATAAAATATGAAGGTACAAAGTAGAAATATATAAAGACCTTGATGGCTCCAGTCCTGAAAGCAAATCTCAAGCATATTAATGCAGCTTTGGCAATGTTACTATGTGATGGAATTCTTGTATTTGTTGCAGTTTTTCAACAACaagatattaatttttattttttttattttcagccATCCCGACCTCCTCCAAAACCCCTAATAGAAACCGCTATAGGACAATACACCATATTATCAGTTGTCTTAGGTGGCGTTGCCGTTCTAACAGTAATTGCCATAACTGCAGATGAGTGTAGGAAATGCTTCGACAAAGCGGCAAACTTACAGCCGGCAGAGAAAATACAAAAGGCGTTTTGGGCTTATGGTAAAGATGTCGAAGGAGGGCATTTGCAAGAAGTGTTCACGATACTACATCGATTAGGATATAAAAAAGACGATAATTACTCGGAGTGGGATCTGCTTTGGGCCCATGATTATCCCTTTACGGAACTTAGGTAACTATCAGCAAACCAAACTGcgtattttacttaaaaaattggTAGATTTACTTGATACATAATGTACACCACCTGTCTATGGTCGATATCGATGTCAAACAAATACTTCTGGAGTATGTTAAATTCTTCCAAATATTtctgaattttgtatataaaataaTACTTATATTATAAAGAACTTCTAAAGTTGTGtgtaattattattaagtattacCATTATTGCAGGTCGCAATTGGACAATCTGAAACCTCATCAAAAAGTTAACCATTTACCCGGAATCGGTCACATAACGAACAAAGTGACTCTAGCTACTAGCGGCTTAAATTACATACCACCAGCATTCAAGCTACCTGTGGATAAAGACAAACTACTGGAATATTCCCAAAAGTTTCCCAATATATCCTTTGTACAAAAAAACAACGATCATCGTGAGGTTAAGATCAAAAAAATTTTTGACGTGAATTTAGACCAAGAAGGAACTTTTCTACAGGAGTATATCGATAAGCCTTTATTAGTTAGTGGGCACAGATTTGATATTGGTATTTATACTATAATTACTTCTGTTGAACCTTTAAGAGTTTATATTTACAACGGAGAAGGACTTTTACGGtaagcaaattattattaaaaatttaaatatatcagtTAACTATATTTAACTGATTTTTACCCCTATATTAACTGGCTTCGCTCATATATACCTAGTaaaagcactgatgatggaaaattatgtgatgtagcccgaaagggttcttttatattattataccttttataaattaatttttaaaataaatataattattaagagACTAGTTATAATGTTTGTTATTCAAATTACgtaaatttaaaagtttaaaatattttatgcaAATGTATACAACTTTTTTTCTTACATTTCCAATTTTAGATTCTGTCCAGAAAAATATTATCCATTTGATCCCGAAAACCTGGATAAATATGTTGTGGGTGACGACTACTTGCCCGTTTGGAAAATACCTGCGTTGGTTTATTATTACAACGAATTAGGATTTGGGATGAGAGACAGCCTTAACgcttatttaaaaaatttgggTAAAGATCCCAGTACTATTTGGGAGCAAATAGAAGATGCCATTCGAACTGTGGTAATAGCCAAAGAAGCTGCTATTGTTGATGTTCTACAAAggtataacaaaatttaattatCACAAATCTTAAAAATTATGGTATTGCTACATTAGATTGTTGATAGCGTGTTCGCTATCTCAAACCAAAAATACTTGAGAAAGCTCCGTCTCATAAAAAAAGACATTGAATGTTGTGGACTGTCTAAAGTCGAtccattttctataaaaaaatccGTGTGTTTTTAAATGTTGTATCAATGTTGTACAATTTTCAATAAATGAtgaattcggttatttttaaatatattttcgtCTGGTGatataatattgtaatttaatacttttatagCTATTAACTATATCTTGAACTATCTGaaatacgagggtggattgatataaaactagcctttgatagaaaaaacaagctttttggaattaaatcgatttatttctcaacatagtccccttttagctcgatacacttagtaagacgattttccaattttttttttcccATCTGAATaatacttttgctcgagctcttcaaaataggccgaagtatAATTCAGTGGCGCAccgtgggggggggggggttggaGGTTAAACCCctccccccaggaccctattccgacactgttacttacacattttaaggactagAAAAGGAAGtaacaccaaaaaaaaaattttccccCCAGagacaaattctaggtgcgctactgtcataatttgttgcgaaacggcgtccttcgagccattttttttaggtttggaaacaggaaaaaatcacTGGCGGCAaaatctggggaatacggtggcTGTTCAActaattcatagcccaattcgtgtaattttgccatggcgatgGCCGATTGGTGAGCCGGTGCaaattgtcttggtgaaagagcactttttgcgttccaaaccgggacgttttcgacgcaattcggcatcgaatcgatccaataatgctgcgtagtactcaccattgattgtttttccttttttcaagtagtcgatgtggatgatgcccttcgcatcccagaaaacagtcgccatcactttgccggccgaatgtgcactctttgccttcttcggcggccctttgccgagtttgcgccactgtttcgactgttctttggtttaaTTTTGCatccaggtttcatcaacggtgataaattggcgaaaaaaatccttgggatcgcgccgtatcatcgccaaaagcgtctccgaagtggtcacacgtttttgcatttgatcgattgtcagcaaacgcggtactcatcgcgcggatagctttttcatgtccaaatgatggtgaatgatgttgtgtacgcgttcgtaggtaatgtttaggacctctattaaatcgcggagcttaattcgacgatctgccataatcatgtcatggactttgttgatcatttccggcgtggtgacttcatttggcctcaagggacgctcatcatcaaaaacactcgtacgaccacgaacaaactCAGCTTTCGAAAATTTTACTGTTTCTAACAAAGGTGCAACCTCAcgataaacttcgtccaggtcggctttgatttgcacattcgttttaccctttttgtggaggaacttaatcacctaacgatactcgactttttccatttctccgaaaacacaaaatttgcttgcttttgacggctgtaaaaaccaaactaattgtttttaaaatttgaaattttgacagacgtcatgtcatgaatggcaaatgtcaacaccgaaaccaattcggtatcaagtagcgccatctatcaaaggctaatttaatatcaatctatcctcgtaaaTAAATTCAAGGAAATGGTGGGAAGAGGTAATCTATTAGGAAATAAGGGAAACAGAGATTGACCATTACCGTGTCTAATAATCAACCTATTTCCTTTTGAATTGTTTTTGAATAATCCTTTATCACTATCATCTGACCAGTTGTTCAGCATTGTGTGTCCTGCATATACATAGCTAGGTgtcatcaacatatacaattggcTTTGGCTGAAATTCACTTCTGTAGTATTTAATATTGTCTAAATGCTTAAGATGTAGAGCCTGAATTCATTCCGTTCAATTAATAAACGTCgattatatttctttttcttctacttaAATCTTTTACAATCCTGTAAAGAGGACTCACACTTCAAGTCCACTCGTACGCCTCCTAAGACTTCTGCAAAAGCATTAATGATATACGACAACTTTGAGTTTCATGAAAATGGGTAATTgtatttctaatgaactgtttgtAGTAGTCTCCCAAGTTCGTCACATTTGCTTTCCTTGTAGAAGGTGTTGTGGCTGGATATTCTTGTGAAATATTTAAATCTGCATATCTTAACATATTTGCTTCTTGGATTAACCTTTCCTACTATGCGTACATATACTCCAGTATTCCACTCATAcattgtttaatataatataaaatatgtttaatatttaaacacTTTGTAAAATATACCTTTGGATTTCGGTGTCAATCTGAACTGTTTACTCGTACTAAACCTTATCCATTATATAAAATAGTATCTAAAACTCGAATTCGCACCTTTCTTTATGAGACTGGAAAACATAATGAAACTGAATTGCAAACTCGTTTTAAACCCAGTGGTTACAAATCCTCGAAGATATTACCCTAATTACTATATAATTACGTTTTGAAAGATAAAACAATCTTTGTAAAAgcaaattttaattattgtttacatTAATGAGTAATACAATTTCgcggttttaaatataaaatattcatcccaaattgtttaatattgcaacgccactgcatAGCTGTTGTCTATGCATTAAATAATTTCGTGAAACTGCATTTGAAACCAGCTGTAATAGTAACGACCatcaagagaaaacactggatgacagacagaacgctgcaacttctcgaagagcgaaggagaatcaaatctctcatatatcaaaacgacagcaacaaaaacgaattagcaaggttaaatagagaaattaaaagagcatgtaaggatgataaaaataaacatataaatgaagaatgcgAAGAACTAAAGAGACATGTAAACCGGTATGAATCCCATGAACTATataacaaagtccgatatctatccagagaatttaaaccaatcacacaaacaataatggatcaaaaccaacatattataaatgacgagaaagggattgcggaggtatggaaaaaatattgtcaaagtctatgtgcagatgatccccagaatgcaaatcacgacgAGGTCACTGCAGagagagagaaccaaacattctaaagtcagaggaagaaaaagcaatcaaaaagttaaaaaatagaaaatctcctggcgcagaccatatcaccgcagaagtttttaaagagactggagatgttggagtaagtgttatgcatatgatctgcaaaaagatttgcgaaaccggagagtggcccaacgactagacaacatccactttcacccctatattcaaaaaagtaACTCCGCcagattgcagcaactacagaacgataaccctaatatcccatgcaagcaaagttctacttcatgtaatacatgaaagactaaaagcttttctattgcctcagacATCaaaagaacaagcgggatttgtcccaggaaaaggcaaaagagaacacatccttaatgtcagacagctaatcgaaaaaactcgtgaattcaatactcatatgcttatgtgctttgtggattacacaaaggccttcgatgaagtcaaatggcagcagctatggtccatactagcggaaatgggaacaccccactACTTAATTCAACAaattagaagtctatatgaaaataata
The genomic region above belongs to Diabrotica undecimpunctata isolate CICGRU chromosome 8, icDiaUnde3, whole genome shotgun sequence and contains:
- the TTLL15 gene encoding probable tubulin polyglutamylase ttll-15 isoform X1, with amino-acid sequence MTDSDMNLVEEETKDEKIAKPSRPPPKPLIETAIGQYTILSVVLGGVAVLTVIAITADECRKCFDKAANLQPAEKIQKAFWAYGKDVEGGHLQEVFTILHRLGYKKDDNYSEWDLLWAHDYPFTELRSQLDNLKPHQKVNHLPGIGHITNKVTLATSGLNYIPPAFKLPVDKDKLLEYSQKFPNISFVQKNNDHREVKIKKIFDVNLDQEGTFLQEYIDKPLLVSGHRFDIGIYTIITSVEPLRVYIYNGEGLLRFCPEKYYPFDPENLDKYVVGDDYLPVWKIPALVYYYNELGFGMRDSLNAYLKNLGKDPSTIWEQIEDAIRTVVIAKEAAIVDVLQRYTSKRNFFELMRFDFLVDENLKIYLLEANMSPNLSSAHFPPNRLLYQQVLYNVLGLVGVGESIYRSSLAVRSKSEEDMVVSDKTLAVYPNVCNSHTCRSSCMSLECQLCKTCITTETRQYLVTAVKEHLHKADCKRIFPPPMSQEEAAKGIDVDQYSPENQLQYKWFQGKCILDASWC
- the TTLL15 gene encoding probable tubulin polyglutamylase ttll-15 isoform X3; protein product: MTDSDMNLVEEETKDEKIAKPSRPPPKPLIETAIGQYTILSVVLGGVAVLTVIAITADECRKCFDKAANLQPAEKIQKAFWAYGKDVEGGHLQEVFTILHRLGYKKDDNYSEWDLLWAHDYPFTELRSQLDNLKPHQKVNHLPGIGHITNKVTLATSGLNYIPPAFKLPVDKDKLLEYSQKFPNISFVQKNNDHREVKIKKIFDVNLDQEGTFLQEYIDKPLLVSGHRFDIGIYTIITSVEPLRVYIYNGEGLLRFCPEKYYPFDPENLDKYVVGDDYLPVWKIPALVYYYNELGFGMRDSLNAYLKNLGKDPSTIWEQIEDAIRTVVIAKEAAIVDVLQRYTSKRNFFELMRFDFLVDENLKIYLLEANMSPNLSSAHFPPNRLLYQQVLYNVLGLVGVGESIYRSSLAIKIRRGYGGI
- the TTLL15 gene encoding probable tubulin polyglutamylase ttll-15 isoform X2 translates to MNLVEEESKGAKPSRPPPKPLIETAIGQYTILSVVLGGVAVLTVIAITADECRKCFDKAANLQPAEKIQKAFWAYGKDVEGGHLQEVFTILHRLGYKKDDNYSEWDLLWAHDYPFTELRSQLDNLKPHQKVNHLPGIGHITNKVTLATSGLNYIPPAFKLPVDKDKLLEYSQKFPNISFVQKNNDHREVKIKKIFDVNLDQEGTFLQEYIDKPLLVSGHRFDIGIYTIITSVEPLRVYIYNGEGLLRFCPEKYYPFDPENLDKYVVGDDYLPVWKIPALVYYYNELGFGMRDSLNAYLKNLGKDPSTIWEQIEDAIRTVVIAKEAAIVDVLQRYTSKRNFFELMRFDFLVDENLKIYLLEANMSPNLSSAHFPPNRLLYQQVLYNVLGLVGVGESIYRSSLAVRSKSEEDMVVSDKTLAVYPNVCNSHTCRSSCMSLECQLCKTCITTETRQYLVTAVKEHLHKADCKRIFPPPMSQEEAAKGIDVDQYSPENQLQYKWFQGKCILDASWC